Below is a window of Corynebacterium kalinowskii DNA.
GGCGTTGCTTACCGAGCCCGGCCGCAACATCGCTGCGCTCCGCGAGCGAATCGGCCGGCCCTTCGAGGTGTCGATCGATGCCGAAGGCGGGCGGGTTCAGCGCCAACCCGCATTGTTCGGTTCCGTCCCGTCACCCCGCGAGATAGCAAACACGAAAAGCCCTGAAGAAGCGCGCGCCATCGCGCAGCATTTAGGGCAAGGGCTCAGCGCTAAGGGCATCACAGTGGATTTCGCCCCGGTGCTGGACGTCGATAATGGCGCGTCGAATGGCGCGATCGGCGACCGCAGCTTCTCCGCCGACCCAGCCGTTGCTGCGACCTACGGCGCTGCGTTTGCACGCGGGCTTAACGACGCCGGAGTCCGCCCCGTCTATAAGCATTTTCCAGGCCATGGCCGGGCCTCCGGAGATTCACACTTCCAAGATGTCACCTCGCCCCCGTTGGAAGACGTGAAGCGAGTTGACCTGGCACCCTATGGCCCTGCGCTGCGGGAAGCTCCAGGAGCCGTCATGGTCGGGCATGTGCGCGTGCCCGGGCTCGGTGATGCGAGCCCGTCCAGCATCAACCCGGCGGCCTATGCCTTGCTCCGCAGCGGTGATTACCCAGGTGGTGAGCCGTATCGGGGAGTGATTTACACTGATGACCTTTCCGGTATGCGAGCCATTACCAACCGGATGGGCACTCCGGCAGCAGTGCTGGCATCGCTGAAAGCTGGTGCGGATTGCGCGCTGTGGATCTCCACGGCGAATCTCCCCCGCGCCATCGATGAGGTTGATGCGGCGGTATCGAATGGGGTGTATCCGCTCCCTCAGCTGGAGGATTCTGCGCTGCGGGTGCGCCTACAACTGCACACTGACTAGGACAAACGCGAGGTGACTTACTAAAGTGAGTGGAACTTACTGTCACTGATCCCCTGGAACGCGTATGACGAACTCTCAAAAGGCTGCTCCGTCCAAGCGACGCGGCCTGAAGATCACCACTGCTGTCGTCGGTGGTCTCCTCGGCCTGAGCGCCGTCTTGTACGGCGCTGATTTCCTGCTGACTCAGGATCAGGTTCCGCGTGGCACGACCGTCGCGGGAGTGTCCGTGGGTGGTATGTCTCCCGAAGCTGCGAGTGAGAAGTTGTCCGCGGAACTGTCCGCCCGCGTGAACGAGCCCGTCATGGTCACCGCTGGGATGAAGCAGTCTCGGCTCGAGCCGGCGGCTGCAGGTCTCACCGTGAACTGGGAAGAGACGATCCGCTCCGCGGGCAAGCCTTCGCTGAACCCGATCGACCGAGTGACCTCGTTCTTTACGGAGCACGAGGTGGGCATCGCGAGTGACGTGTCCGAAGCGGCGCTGGCCCCAGAATTGGAGCGCGTGAAGCGGGACCTAACCGTTGCGCCCGTCGATGGCGCAGTCAGTGTTCACGGCGGGAAGGTGAACCAGAGCGCGCCTATCGACGGCCAAAACGTTGCTATCGATTCCCTGCGCACTGAACTGGTGGAAAATTGGCTCAATCCTGCCGGAGTTTTAGTTGAACCCGAGGTAGTCACCCCGGACATTGATGCGGCGGACATGAAGAAGATCGCCGAGGGGGATGCTGCCAAGGCGATCTCAGCACCGATTGTGGCGACCGGCCGGGACGGGATCAAGGGTGAGATTCCGCTGGACCGCATGCACGAAGTTGTCGCCTTTGTGCCGTTCGAAGGCGGGCTAAAGACCGAGATTAACGCAGAGACTGCGCAGGCGATCTTGGCAGAGAACCTGTCCAAGACTGAGGTCAAGAAGAAAAACGCCACCATCTCCTACTCGGGCGGCAGCCGAACTATCACCCCTTCCGCAGATGGCGTAAAGGTGGATTGGGAAAAGGTCATGGCCGACTTCCCACAGCGGGTGACCGGCGATCAGCCGCGTACCTTCGAAGCCGTGTACATCGATGAGAAGGCGACCTTCACCACCGAAATGGCGGAGAAGGCCACGTTCAATGACACCATCGGTTCGTTCACGACCAGCGGATTCTCTGGCCCGTCTGGTGTGAACATCGCCAAGACCGCAGCGCTTGTCGACGGCGCCATCGTCGCCCCAGGTGAGACCTTCTCCCTCAATAACTGGACGGGCCCTCGTGGCGCTGCCCAAGGATTTGTCGAGTCCGGCATCATCATGAATGGCCACGCCGACAAAGCTATTGGTGGTGGCATTTCGCAGTTCGCCACCACGTTGTACAACGCGTATTACTTCGCCGGCATGGAGGATGTGGCCCACACGCCGCACAGCTATTACATCTCCCGTTACCCAGCTGGTCGCGAGGCCACCGTCTACGACGGTGCCATCGACTTGGTGTTTAAGAACACCTCCCAGTACCCAGTCATGATCTCTGCAGGAGTGTCCGGCGATTCGGTCACGGTCGCGCTCAAGGGCGTGAAGACCGTCGATGTTGAATCGATTTCCGGTGGGCGTTGGGCGCCAACCCAGCCAAAGGAAATGAAAGTGCCGGGCGAATCTTGCTCGCCTTCTAGTGGCGCGCCGGGGTTCACTACCGCCGACACTCGCGTGATTCGTAACCTCTCCGGCGTAGAGGTTTCCCGCGAAACTTTCACCACTGTGTATGACCCGCAGCCGATCGTGAAGTGCGGTTAATCCCGGCAAGTCTGTTTGTGGCTAAAAATCACCCTTACCCGGCATCGATTCGTGAACTCTGATGCCAGGTAGGGGTGATTTTTGTTTGCTTTCCGGGTTGCTCGGTGGCGTAATTTCTAACAATTCACTCAAAGTAGTGGCGCAGATCACGTAAGGGCGGTACGGTTGGAAACAAATTCGTACCGTAGAAGAAGGTGTGTCATGACCAGTGAAGTTGTCATCGTTGGTGCAGCCCGAACCCCGTTCGGCAAGCTCCTCGGCGGTTTGTCCAGCTTGAAGGCCACAGAGCTCGGCTCTCACGCCATCAAGGGTGCTCTAGCTCAAAACAAGATCGATCCGAACCTGGTCGAGGCCGTGGTGATGGGCCAGGTGCTGCAGGCTGGCGCGGGTCAGAACCCGGCCAAGCAGGCCGCTCTCGGCGCAGGCGTTCCGGCGACAGCGCACACCAACACTGTGAACAAGGTGTGTCTGTCTGGCCTGACTGCGGTTATCGACGCCGCTCGCCTCATTCGCTCCGGCGAAGCCGAGGTCGTAGTAGCTGGCGGCATGGAGTCCATGTCCAACGCGCCCCACCTGCTCGGCAAGTCCCGTACCGGTACCAAGTACGGCGATGTTTCCATGAAAGACCACATGGCATGGGACGGCCTCACCGATGCTGCCCAGGAGATCTCCATGGGTGAGCTCACCGAGCAGTTCTCTGAGACCTACCAGGCCACCCGCGAAGAGCAGGACGAGGTATCGGCTAACTCCCACATCCGGGCCGAGGCGAACCGTGACAAGCTCGCCCGTGAGATCGTCCCCGTGACCATCTCCAGCCGCAAGGGAGATGTCACCGTTTCCGAGGATGAGGGCATTCGCGCTGGCACCACCAAGGAATCGATGGCTGGTCTGCGCCCGGCATTCACCAAGGACGGCACCATCACCGCCGGCAGCTCTTCTCCGATTTCTGATGGCGCTGCCGCCGTCGTTCTCACCACGCGTGAGCGCGCAGACAAGGAAGGCTGGCCGATCATGGCTGTGCTCCGCTCCGTCGGCCAGGTTGCAGGTCCGGACGCATCCCTGCAGCTACAGCCAGCAAACGCGATCAAGAAGGCGCTCGACCGCGAAGGCTGGACGGCGGCAGACCTTGACGTTGTTGAGTTCAATGAAGCCTTCGCCGCCGTCGGCATCTGCTCGGCCCGTGAGCTGGGTATCAGCCTGGACAAGGTCAACCCATGCGGCGGCGCGATTGCTCTGGGTCACCCGATCGGTGCATCCGGTGCTCGCCTCGTCGCACACCTCGCGCACCGCCTCGCCAACGGTGAGGCAAAGAAGGTCGGCGCATCGCTGTGCGGTGGCGGTGGCCAAGGCGAGGCCATTTTGCTGGAGGCAAATCCATGATCCGCAGTGAAATCAAAGGCCACGCCGGGATCATCACCCTCGATCGCCCGAAGGCCCTGAATGCCCTCAGCCACGAAATGGCTCTCGACATGGAACGCATCCTGGAGGACTGGCGTGATGACGACACCGTCCAGCTCGTGATCGTCCGCGGTGCCGGCGACCGAGGTCTGTGCGCCGGTGGCGATGTCGCCGCCCTACGCGAAGACGCACTGAACGACGGCCACGCTGGCGCCGACTTCTGGCGCGACGAATACCGCCTCAACCTGCTCATTTCGCAGTTTCCGAAGCCGTACGTGGCGATCATGAACGGCATTGTTCTTGGTGGCGGCGTAGGTATTTCCGCGCACGGCTCGCACCGCATCGTCACCGACTCCACCCGACTGGGTATGCCGGAAACCGGCATCGGATTCTGCCCGGATGTCGGGGGAACGTGGCTGCTGGGCCACGCCCCGGATAACTTGGGTATTCACTATGGGCTCACCGGCATCCATGAGGGTGGCGCCGAGGCTATCGAGGCCGGCATGGCCGACTACCTGGTTCCCGATTCAAAGATCGAAGCCCTCGTCGCTGACCTTTGCGAGTCCGGCCAGGTCGGGGATGTCGAAAAGCATGCAGAAGAGGCCACGGTAGGCGTCGGTCCGCGCCGCGTCGAGATGGCCCGCATCTATGGCGCCGAGAGCGTCGAGGAAATCCTGGAGCTTCTCGACGCCCACGACTCCGATTGGGCCGCGGATGCCGCCAAGCGGATCCGCCGCAACTCGCCAACGGCGCTGAAGGTGACGCTGGAATCGATTCGCCGGGCGCGTTCCCTCACCCTGGCCGAGGCCCTGGCGCAGGAATACCGGGTGTCTTGCCATATGCAGAAGAATCCTGACTTCGCCGAAGGCGTGCGGGCGCAGATCATCGATAAGGACCGGCAGCCACAGTGGCAACCGGCTACCCTCGAGGGCGTCACCCCGGACATGGTCGAGGCTGCATTCGCGCCACTGGAAAAGGAGCTGTAATGGAAAACATTCTGGTAACCACCGAAGGGCGCGTTGGCGTCATCACCCTCAATCGCCCGAAGGCGCTGAACGCGCTGAACGATCAAACGATGCACGAGGTGGCTGCTGCTGCGCGTGAATTCGATGCCAATCCAGAGATCGGATGCATCGTCTTGACCGGCTCCGAGAAGGCGTTTGCGGCCGGAGCTGACATCAAGGAGATGGCGTCCAAGGGCGCTACCGAAATGTACAACCTCGATTGGTTCGCGGGTTGGGATGCTTTCACTGCCGTGCGAACCCCGATCATCGCAGCGGTCAACGGCTACGCCCTCGGTGGCGGCTGTGAAGTAGCCATGATGTGTGACTTCATTATCGCAGGCGACCGCGCCAAGTTCGGCCAGCCAGAGATCAACCTCGGTGTCACCCCAGGTATGGGTGGCTCCCAGCGCCTCACTCGCGCTGTGGGCAAGGCAAAGGCCATGGAAATGTGCCTGACCGGTCGCATGATGGACGCTGACGAAGCCCTGTCTTCGGGGCTCGTTGCGCGAGTGGTGCCAGCTGCTGACCTGCTCGATGAAGCCATGCGGACCGCAGAAGTCATCGCCTCCAAGTCGCTCGTGGCCGCGCGCATGGTCAAGGAACAGATCAACGCTGCTTACGAGATGACTCTTACCCAGGGCATCATGTACGAGCGTCGCACCTTCCACTCCATCTTCGCCTCCGAAGACCAGAAGGAAGGCATGGCCGCGTTCGTGGACAAGCGCGATCCGGAGTTCAAGGGTCAGTAACTCTTTTCGGTTATCACGCGTAGAGGCCAGTACAGATCTGTACTGGCCTCTTAGCCGTGGTAGCGGCTGTTAGTGGTGCATCTTTCATCGGTGTCATCCGACTCCCGGCACCTCAACCAAGCGAAAACACTCTTCGAGCACTGGGGTCGCAGCAGAAACCAGGACGATGCCTTGGTCGGTGATCGACACCAAGACGCCCCGCCCATCGGTGGGAGAAGGTGTCCGTGAGACGAGCCCGGCCTTTTCCAGCGAAGCTACGGTATGGGTGACCGATGCTGGTGGCAGTGACAACGAAGTGCTGACTTCTTTCATCGGCAAGGCGCCTAAGCGGGAATGCCGTAGCAATGACAGCAGTTCAAAGCGGGAGAATGTGATCCCGTAGGGCTTGAGGACCGCGTTTGCGCGGTCCTCAAGCAGCCGTCCGTTTCGGACGAACGAGGAGACGATGGCTAGGTCAGCGGGCATACAACGAGATTAGCCCTTCAGGGAAGGGAAATCCGTGTCGGCGAACTCACAGGACACTGACGTGGCACCGCCGTCGGCTGCGTGAATTTCGTTCTCGCGCTTGCGCAGATCCACACGACGGATCTTGCCGGAGACCGTCTTCGGTAGCTCGTAAAACTCAATGCGTCGGATGCGCTTGTAAGGAGCAAGGGCTTCGCGGCAGTGCTTCATGATGGACTCAGCAGTGTCCGCCGTCGGTTCGAATCCCGCAGCAAGCGCCACGTATGCCTTCGGAACTGCAAGGCGGATCGGATCTGGCGAAGGCACGACTGCAACCTCTGCCACGGCTTCGTGCTCGATTACTGCGGACTCGAGCTCAAACGGCGAGAGCCGGTAGTCGGAAGCCTTGAACACGTCATCGTCACGGCCGACGTAGGTGATGTACCCGTCGTCGTCACGCTCAGCGATGTCGCCGGTGTGGTAGTAGCCGTCGCGGAAGACCTCTTCGTTCTTGTCATCCGCCTGGTAGTACCCCGGGGTGAGCCCGACTGGTCGCGGGTCGAGCCCCAAACAGATCTCGCCGTGATTGGTCTCTTCGCCGGTGATTGGGTCGATGAGGTGCACATCCATGCCTGGAAGTGGGCGTCCCATGGAGCCTGGCTTTACTGGCTGGCCTGGGGTGTTGGCGATCTGGAGGGAGGATTCGGTCTGACCGAAGCCGTCGCGAATGGTGGTGCCCCAGGCGCGCTCAACGGTAGCGATCATTTCCGGGTTGAGTGGTTCGCCAGCGGCAACCAATTTAACCGGTGGGGTCTTCAAGCGGGAAAGATCAGCTTGGGCAAGCATGCGCCATACGGTCGGTGGGGCACAGAAGCTGGTCACACCTTCGCGGGCCATGGTGTCCATGAGGGAGGCAGCGTCGAAGCGGGTGTAGTTGTAGATGAAGATGGTGGCGCCGGCGATCCAAGGGGCGAAGAAGTTAGACCACGCGTGCTTCGCCCAGCCAGGGGCAGCAACATTGAGGTGCACATCCTGCGGGGTCAGACCAATCCAGTACATGGTGGTCAGGTGTCCGACCGGGTACGACGTGTGGGTGTGCTGCACCAGCTTGGCCTTCGAGGTGGTGCCCGAGGTGAAGTACAGGAAGAGCAGCTCGTCGGCGCGCGTTTCGACGGTCGGTTCAAACTCCACCGGAGCCTGGAAAGAATCATTGAACTGGATCGTCGGATGCGCATCCTGGGTCGGGGCTTGGTCGCCGCACTGAATCACGGTGAAGTCGCCGGTGACGTCCTGGAACTTCTCGGCATCCTCAGGATTCACGATCACCCAAGAGACCTCTGCGCGCTCAGTGCGGTCTTGGAGATCCGCGGTGCCGAGCATTGCGGTGGCTGGGTTCATGACGAAGCCGCCCTTGATGCAGGCGAGCATGGATTCCCACAACTCGACTTGGTTGCCGAGCATGAGCATGACGCGATCGCCACGCTGCACGCCGAGGGAGATGAGCCAATTGGCCATCTGGTCGGAACGTTCCTTCAGCTGCGCGAAGGTGCGTCGGGTTTCGGTGCCGTCGATTTCGATGATGACGAGGGCTTCGTCGTCCTTGCTTTCGCTAGTGGCCAGGTGGTCGAACCAGTCGAGGGCGAAGTTGAAGGTCTCGAAGCGAGGCCACTGAAATGCCTCGCGCGCGGCAGCGTAGTCCTGCTGGTGCTCGATAAGTGTGTCGCGCGCGGCGCGGAATTGTTCGGTTTGGGTCGACATTTTGGCTCCTCTTTGAAGTTCAACTTCGGTGGGGAACGGGGCTAAAAGTGAGCCAGCTCCGCCACAATGGGCAATTGTGATCTAGGACGCAGCCGAGCTTAGTTGCAAATCGAACTAAAAGCGAGAAGTTTGGGTAAATAGTTAGCGCGAAGCGGAAACTCCATAGAGGACAATATGTCCGAGCTGGCGGTAAGCATCGGAAAAAGGCAAGGTGGCGGCGTATGTTCCTTGCTGAATGTCGGTCATCGCGCCTTGGATGATGCGGGTGAGAAATTCGGGGGATTCCACTACGAATTCCCCCGAGGCTACCCCTTCTTCAATGATGGCAGCAATCTTCTTCGTTGCCGCGGTGGTATTGAACTCGTACACCTCGCGCGCTACGGGTTCGGTGGCCATGTCGCGCATGAATGCAGGAGAGGCATGCTCAAGGGCGCTGGTCATAGCCGTGAAATAGGCCTCGAGGATCGCGCGGTGACTGCGCAGCCCTGTGAGTTGGGAGTCAACTTGCCTGGTGACCTCCTTGAAAAAGGTGACCAGGATCCGGCGGATAATGGCATTGCGGGAGGAGCCGAGCGCGTAAATCGTCGACTTGGAGCAGTGATAGGTGGCCACTGCGCCGTCGACGGTGAAGTCGTGAAAGCCCTGGGATAGAAAGTCGGTGTAGAGGGCGTCGAAAAGCTCGCGTTGGCGTGCGGTGAGCACAAAAACTCCTGAAAGTAGTGACTTGGCGCACAATAGCCTGTACGCTTACCTTTGAAACCGTACTAGTTATGTTACTCCACCCTCCCGAGAGGAACGACAATGCCTCCTATCCTGCCAAACATCGCAGCGGATTTTCCGAAGGTCCAGTTCCCGCATGCAGACATTCTCGGTGTCGCTGACATGCTCTCTGCTGAGGAACAGCAGCAGCTTCAGTCGATCCACGAGTTCCTGCAAACCGAGATACGACCGAACGTCGGAGAGTACTGGGACCGTGAAGAGCTCCCATTCGACATGCTGCCCAAGCTGGCTGAGCACGGCCTCGGCGAGCTCGACTTCATCTCTGACTCCCGCCTGTTCAAGGGCCTCGTCTATGCCGAGGTCACCCGCGCCGACGTGTCCCTGTCCGCGCTGGTAGGCATCCACAACGAGCTGATCGTGGACTTTATCAATGCCATGGGCAGCCAAGAACAGAAAGACACCTGGCTGCCCGGCCTGCGCAAGTTTGAAAAGGTCGGCTGCTTCGCCCTTACCGAGCCGGACCACGGCTCCGACATTGCGGGTGGACTTGCGACCACCGCTAAGAAGACCAATGACGGCTGGGTCATCAACGGCGCAAAGCGTTGGATCGGCGCTGGTACATTCGCAGACTTTGCGCTCGTTTTCGCTCGCGATCTGGATGACAACGAGATCAAGGGTTTTCTCGTCGAGCTCGATCGCGACGGCGTATCCAAATCCAAAATCTCCCGCAAGATGGGTCTGCGCATCATGCAGAACGCGGACCTGAAGTTCGAGAACGTCGAAATCCCTGCCTCCAACCAGCTGCCTGGTGCCGCCTCCTTCGCCGCTACCAACGTCCTGCTGCGCAATTCCCGTGCGTGGGTCGGCTGGCAGGGTGCTGGCATTCAGCTCGCGATGTTCGATGCAGCGCGCAGATACGCCCTCGAGCGTGAGCAGTTCGGTCGACCGCTGGCCAAGTTCCAGCTCATCCAAGAGCCGCTGGTGCGCATCCTTGGCAACGCAACGGCGTCGCTAAGCATGATGGCCCAGGTTGCCCGCATTCAGCAGGAGGGGGACATGGACATGCCGCACGCTGCACTGGCGAAGGCCACCACGACCCGCCTGGCTCGCGAATCTGCGGCCGCGACCCGTGGCATCTTCGGCGGCAACGGCATCTGCACGGACTTTGAGGCCTCCAAGCTCATGTCCGACGCTGAAATCCTTTTCACTTATGAAGGCACCTACGAAATTAATTCCCTCATCGTCGGCCGCGCCGTCACTGGCACCTCCGCATTCGTTTAAGGAACTGACATGGATATCACTGGAAAAGCAGCCATCATCACGGGCGGCGCATCCGGCCTCGGTGCCGCCACTGCCCGCGCGCTTATCGACGCCGGCGTCAACGTCTATGCATTCGACCTGCAGGCAGGCGATATTGAGGGCGTTAACTATCGGACTGTCGACGTCACCGACCCGGAGGCCGTGACTTCCGCTGTGCAACAGGTTGCTGCAGAAGCCGAGCTACGTTTGCTCGTGGCCTGCGCTGGCATCTGTCCATCCCAGCGCATCATGGGACGCAAGGGTCCGCACGACCTTGGCTTGTATGCAAAGACGATTCAGGTGAACCTGATCGGTACGTTCAACGTGCTCACCGCGTTTTCTTCAGTCGTCGCGGAATTGGAGCCATTGGATTCAGATGGGCAGCGAGGCGTGGCCATCATGACGGCCTCCGTCGCCGCCTTTGAAGGCCAGGTAGGTCAGGCTGCGTACGCTTCCTCTAAGGGTGGCATTCATGCGCTGACCATCACCGCGGCTCGCGACCTCGCTTCTCTCGGCATCCGTGTGTGCTCCATCGCCCCAGGCGTGGTTAATACCCCGATGATGGCGTCAGTCTCCGACGAGTTCCGCGAGGAGTTGGAGTCGCGAGTGCAGTTCCCATCGCGCATGGCTGAGCCATCGGAATATGCACTGCTCGTGGAGCAGATTGTGGCCAACAACTACCTCAACGGCGAGACGATTCGCCTTGACGGCGGCCTGCGTATGCCACCGCGGTAATAGTTAGCGGCGGAGCTGTTCGGCGCTACTTTCGCTGGCGCGCCAGAACTCCTGCAGTTCATTTCCCAGCTTCTCGGTGACCTGGAACGGAAGCGAGTGGGTAGTGTTTGGCCAGACCTTCACGGTGCTTTCGGGCAGGTGAGATTGGGCGCGCTCGGCCGCTTTCGCGCCTCCTGCGAGGGATTTGTGATCCGCGATCCCGATGTAGACCGGCATGCTGAGCCGCTCTAGCTCGGAGTCCGTGAGTACTTTCGGTGTTGGGAGAGCAGCCGAATATGCCTTTGAGGCAGCATCAATCATGACCGAAACTGGGGTGCGTTCTCGAATCTCTTCCACAGTTGTGCCGCCGATTTCAGCGAGCGCGCGATCGACCCACGACTGTGGAAGCGGTGTGGATGCAACGGTGGCCCAAAAGAATGCGGAAGCGGGGAGATTGCGCAACACGAACACAGGCTCCAGTAACGTCAAGCTCGCAACTAAGTCGGGATGGTACATCGCGAGGGCGGCTGCGGTGGCCCCGCCGAAGGAGTGGCCAACCACGTGAACTTCGTCGAGGCCTAGATGGGAAATGGCTTCGGCGAGCCAGGCTGCCTGATCCTGCATGGATGTGAGCGGAGTGGATTGCGT
It encodes the following:
- a CDS encoding enoyl-CoA hydratase/isomerase family protein → MIRSEIKGHAGIITLDRPKALNALSHEMALDMERILEDWRDDDTVQLVIVRGAGDRGLCAGGDVAALREDALNDGHAGADFWRDEYRLNLLISQFPKPYVAIMNGIVLGGGVGISAHGSHRIVTDSTRLGMPETGIGFCPDVGGTWLLGHAPDNLGIHYGLTGIHEGGAEAIEAGMADYLVPDSKIEALVADLCESGQVGDVEKHAEEATVGVGPRRVEMARIYGAESVEEILELLDAHDSDWAADAAKRIRRNSPTALKVTLESIRRARSLTLAEALAQEYRVSCHMQKNPDFAEGVRAQIIDKDRQPQWQPATLEGVTPDMVEAAFAPLEKEL
- a CDS encoding SDR family NAD(P)-dependent oxidoreductase, producing the protein MDITGKAAIITGGASGLGAATARALIDAGVNVYAFDLQAGDIEGVNYRTVDVTDPEAVTSAVQQVAAEAELRLLVACAGICPSQRIMGRKGPHDLGLYAKTIQVNLIGTFNVLTAFSSVVAELEPLDSDGQRGVAIMTASVAAFEGQVGQAAYASSKGGIHALTITAARDLASLGIRVCSIAPGVVNTPMMASVSDEFREELESRVQFPSRMAEPSEYALLVEQIVANNYLNGETIRLDGGLRMPPR
- a CDS encoding glycoside hydrolase family 3 N-terminal domain-containing protein, which gives rise to MRLIALLAALSVSVGGCAAVETADEPEQTFGPDSALVTMLAQQQRITREHAELQEAERFGVSVAALQRARAELPTDQRAKVASLMMVGVRNFDDAVFALEQGVGGIFIGSWTDPALLTEPGRNIAALRERIGRPFEVSIDAEGGRVQRQPALFGSVPSPREIANTKSPEEARAIAQHLGQGLSAKGITVDFAPVLDVDNGASNGAIGDRSFSADPAVAATYGAAFARGLNDAGVRPVYKHFPGHGRASGDSHFQDVTSPPLEDVKRVDLAPYGPALREAPGAVMVGHVRVPGLGDASPSSINPAAYALLRSGDYPGGEPYRGVIYTDDLSGMRAITNRMGTPAAVLASLKAGADCALWISTANLPRAIDEVDAAVSNGVYPLPQLEDSALRVRLQLHTD
- a CDS encoding acetyl-CoA C-acetyltransferase, giving the protein MTSEVVIVGAARTPFGKLLGGLSSLKATELGSHAIKGALAQNKIDPNLVEAVVMGQVLQAGAGQNPAKQAALGAGVPATAHTNTVNKVCLSGLTAVIDAARLIRSGEAEVVVAGGMESMSNAPHLLGKSRTGTKYGDVSMKDHMAWDGLTDAAQEISMGELTEQFSETYQATREEQDEVSANSHIRAEANRDKLAREIVPVTISSRKGDVTVSEDEGIRAGTTKESMAGLRPAFTKDGTITAGSSSPISDGAAAVVLTTRERADKEGWPIMAVLRSVGQVAGPDASLQLQPANAIKKALDREGWTAADLDVVEFNEAFAAVGICSARELGISLDKVNPCGGAIALGHPIGASGARLVAHLAHRLANGEAKKVGASLCGGGGQGEAILLEANP
- a CDS encoding TetR/AcrR family transcriptional regulator; this translates as MLTARQRELFDALYTDFLSQGFHDFTVDGAVATYHCSKSTIYALGSSRNAIIRRILVTFFKEVTRQVDSQLTGLRSHRAILEAYFTAMTSALEHASPAFMRDMATEPVAREVYEFNTTAATKKIAAIIEEGVASGEFVVESPEFLTRIIQGAMTDIQQGTYAATLPFSDAYRQLGHIVLYGVSASR
- a CDS encoding MarR family winged helix-turn-helix transcriptional regulator; translated protein: MPADLAIVSSFVRNGRLLEDRANAVLKPYGITFSRFELLSLLRHSRLGALPMKEVSTSLSLPPASVTHTVASLEKAGLVSRTPSPTDGRGVLVSITDQGIVLVSAATPVLEECFRLVEVPGVG
- a CDS encoding AMP-binding protein, producing MSTQTEQFRAARDTLIEHQQDYAAAREAFQWPRFETFNFALDWFDHLATSESKDDEALVIIEIDGTETRRTFAQLKERSDQMANWLISLGVQRGDRVMLMLGNQVELWESMLACIKGGFVMNPATAMLGTADLQDRTERAEVSWVIVNPEDAEKFQDVTGDFTVIQCGDQAPTQDAHPTIQFNDSFQAPVEFEPTVETRADELLFLYFTSGTTSKAKLVQHTHTSYPVGHLTTMYWIGLTPQDVHLNVAAPGWAKHAWSNFFAPWIAGATIFIYNYTRFDAASLMDTMAREGVTSFCAPPTVWRMLAQADLSRLKTPPVKLVAAGEPLNPEMIATVERAWGTTIRDGFGQTESSLQIANTPGQPVKPGSMGRPLPGMDVHLIDPITGEETNHGEICLGLDPRPVGLTPGYYQADDKNEEVFRDGYYHTGDIAERDDDGYITYVGRDDDVFKASDYRLSPFELESAVIEHEAVAEVAVVPSPDPIRLAVPKAYVALAAGFEPTADTAESIMKHCREALAPYKRIRRIEFYELPKTVSGKIRRVDLRKRENEIHAADGGATSVSCEFADTDFPSLKG
- a CDS encoding enoyl-CoA hydratase, giving the protein MENILVTTEGRVGVITLNRPKALNALNDQTMHEVAAAAREFDANPEIGCIVLTGSEKAFAAGADIKEMASKGATEMYNLDWFAGWDAFTAVRTPIIAAVNGYALGGGCEVAMMCDFIIAGDRAKFGQPEINLGVTPGMGGSQRLTRAVGKAKAMEMCLTGRMMDADEALSSGLVARVVPAADLLDEAMRTAEVIASKSLVAARMVKEQINAAYEMTLTQGIMYERRTFHSIFASEDQKEGMAAFVDKRDPEFKGQ
- a CDS encoding VanW family protein, with translation MTNSQKAAPSKRRGLKITTAVVGGLLGLSAVLYGADFLLTQDQVPRGTTVAGVSVGGMSPEAASEKLSAELSARVNEPVMVTAGMKQSRLEPAAAGLTVNWEETIRSAGKPSLNPIDRVTSFFTEHEVGIASDVSEAALAPELERVKRDLTVAPVDGAVSVHGGKVNQSAPIDGQNVAIDSLRTELVENWLNPAGVLVEPEVVTPDIDAADMKKIAEGDAAKAISAPIVATGRDGIKGEIPLDRMHEVVAFVPFEGGLKTEINAETAQAILAENLSKTEVKKKNATISYSGGSRTITPSADGVKVDWEKVMADFPQRVTGDQPRTFEAVYIDEKATFTTEMAEKATFNDTIGSFTTSGFSGPSGVNIAKTAALVDGAIVAPGETFSLNNWTGPRGAAQGFVESGIIMNGHADKAIGGGISQFATTLYNAYYFAGMEDVAHTPHSYYISRYPAGREATVYDGAIDLVFKNTSQYPVMISAGVSGDSVTVALKGVKTVDVESISGGRWAPTQPKEMKVPGESCSPSSGAPGFTTADTRVIRNLSGVEVSRETFTTVYDPQPIVKCG
- a CDS encoding acyl-CoA dehydrogenase family protein, with translation MPPILPNIAADFPKVQFPHADILGVADMLSAEEQQQLQSIHEFLQTEIRPNVGEYWDREELPFDMLPKLAEHGLGELDFISDSRLFKGLVYAEVTRADVSLSALVGIHNELIVDFINAMGSQEQKDTWLPGLRKFEKVGCFALTEPDHGSDIAGGLATTAKKTNDGWVINGAKRWIGAGTFADFALVFARDLDDNEIKGFLVELDRDGVSKSKISRKMGLRIMQNADLKFENVEIPASNQLPGAASFAATNVLLRNSRAWVGWQGAGIQLAMFDAARRYALEREQFGRPLAKFQLIQEPLVRILGNATASLSMMAQVARIQQEGDMDMPHAALAKATTTRLARESAAATRGIFGGNGICTDFEASKLMSDAEILFTYEGTYEINSLIVGRAVTGTSAFV
- a CDS encoding alpha/beta fold hydrolase; amino-acid sequence: MKKRIIAVLVLALAIVIADRFILALTEKPSVGHFRSAEGRSTYVTAYQDALAAFPPEQSTRVPTSFGDAYLHTWNTAATGIPILLVPGRASGAPMWNELLPHLGTNRPVFAVDAIGDAGLSTQSTPLTSMQDQAAWLAEAISHLGLDEVHVVGHSFGGATAAALAMYHPDLVASLTLLEPVFVLRNLPASAFFWATVASTPLPQSWVDRALAEIGGTTVEEIRERTPVSVMIDAASKAYSAALPTPKVLTDSELERLSMPVYIGIADHKSLAGGAKAAERAQSHLPESTVKVWPNTTHSLPFQVTEKLGNELQEFWRASESSAEQLRR